From the Accumulibacter sp. genome, one window contains:
- the rpoC gene encoding DNA-directed RNA polymerase subunit beta' yields the protein MKALLDLFKQVTQEEQFDAITIGLASPDKIRSWSYGEVKKPETINYRTFKPERDGLFCAKIFGPIKDYECLCGKYKRLKHRGVICEKCGVEVTLAKVRRERMAHIELASPVAHIWFLKSLPSRLGMVLDMTLRDIERVLYFEAFVVFDPGMTPLVRGQLLTEDDYLAKVEEYGDDFSAAMGAEGIRELLRSIDLAREVEGLRGELETTSSETKSKKFSKRLKVLEGFQKSGIKPEWMVLEVLPVLPPDLRPLVPLDGGRFATSDLNDLYRRVINRNNRLKRLLELKAPEIIVRNEKRMLQEAVDSLLDNGRRGKAMTGANKRPLKSLADMIKGKGGRFRQNLLGKRVDYSGRSVIVVGPQLKLHQCGLPKLMALELFKPFIFNRLEVMGLATTIKQAKKMVETQEPVVWDILEEVIREHPIMLNRAPTLHRLGIQAFEPTLIEGKAIQLHPLVCAAFNADFDGDQMAVHVPLSLEAQMEARTLMLASNNVLSPANGEPIIVPSQDIVLGLYYATRERINARGEGMIFPDLAEVTRAMQAGELDLHARIVVRITEHEQDETGGWLEKTTRYQTTAGRALLSEILPRGLPFSLIDKTLKKKEISRLINAAFRRCGLKETVVFADKLMQNGYRLATRAGISICSDDMLVPAQKRAIITAAEAEVKEIESQYTNGLVTNGERYNKVVDIWGRTGDQVAKVMMDQLGHEEVRNRRGEQEKQESFNSIFMMADSGARGSAAQIRQLAGMRGLMAKPDGSIIETPITTNFREGLNVLQYFISTHGARKGLADTALKTANSGYLTRRLVDVTQDLVVIEDDCGTGNGVTMKALIEGGEVIEALRERILGRVTATDVVHPDTQETVIEAGTLISEDHCDLIDQLGIDEVKARTPLTCETRYGLCAKCYGRDLGRGTLVNVGEAVGVIAAQSIGEPGTQLTMRTFHVGGAASRAAVASHVETRSAGVVRFTSTMRYVTSAKGEKIVITRSGEILITDDNGREREKHKLPYGATLLVEDAQSVKAGARLASWDPHTRPIIAEYSGLVKFENVEEGVTVAKQIDEVTGLSTLVVIDPKRGGKTPSKGLRPQVRLFEPDGEEVRMHGSDHPVTITFQVGAIINVLDGQQISVGDVLARLPQESAKTRDITGGLPRVAELFEARTPKDAGMLAEFTGTMSFGKDTKGKQRLVITDLEGITHEYLILKDKHVLVHDGQVVNKGELIVDGAPDPHDILRLLGVEALAVYITDEVQDVYRLQGVKINDKHIEVIVRQMLRRVNVLEPGDTRFIKGEQVERANLLDENDQMFAEGKLPATYEHVLLGITKASLSTDSFISAASFQETTRVLTEAAIMGKRDELRGLKENVIVGRLIPAGTGLAYHNTRRKNAAGEDIAGGGELEEDEVPPASEESAQDVPVA from the coding sequence ATGAAAGCATTGCTTGATTTGTTTAAGCAGGTGACGCAGGAAGAGCAGTTTGACGCGATCACCATCGGCCTCGCCTCGCCGGACAAGATCCGCTCCTGGTCCTACGGCGAAGTCAAGAAACCGGAGACGATCAATTACCGCACCTTCAAGCCGGAACGGGATGGCCTGTTCTGCGCCAAGATCTTCGGCCCGATCAAGGACTACGAGTGTCTCTGCGGCAAGTACAAGCGGCTCAAGCATCGCGGCGTGATCTGCGAGAAGTGTGGCGTCGAGGTGACGCTGGCGAAGGTGCGTCGCGAACGCATGGCCCATATCGAGCTGGCCAGCCCGGTGGCGCACATCTGGTTCCTGAAGAGCCTGCCCAGCCGACTCGGCATGGTGCTCGACATGACCCTGCGCGACATCGAGCGCGTTCTCTACTTCGAAGCCTTCGTCGTCTTCGATCCGGGCATGACGCCACTCGTCCGCGGCCAACTGCTGACTGAGGATGATTATCTCGCCAAGGTCGAGGAGTATGGCGACGACTTCTCCGCCGCCATGGGCGCGGAAGGGATCCGCGAGTTGCTGCGTTCGATCGACCTCGCGCGCGAGGTCGAGGGATTGCGCGGCGAACTCGAAACCACGAGCTCGGAGACCAAGAGCAAGAAGTTCTCGAAGCGGCTGAAGGTCCTTGAGGGCTTCCAGAAGTCCGGTATCAAGCCCGAGTGGATGGTGCTTGAGGTCCTGCCGGTGCTGCCGCCCGATCTGCGTCCGCTGGTGCCGCTGGACGGCGGTCGCTTCGCGACTTCGGATCTCAACGATCTCTACCGGCGGGTGATCAACCGCAACAATCGCCTGAAGCGGCTTCTCGAGCTGAAGGCACCAGAGATCATCGTCCGCAACGAGAAGCGCATGCTGCAGGAGGCAGTCGATTCACTGCTCGACAACGGTCGCCGCGGCAAGGCAATGACGGGTGCCAACAAGCGCCCGCTGAAGTCGCTGGCGGACATGATCAAAGGCAAGGGCGGCCGTTTCCGGCAGAACCTGCTCGGCAAGCGTGTCGATTACTCGGGCCGCTCGGTGATCGTCGTCGGTCCGCAACTCAAACTGCACCAATGCGGGCTGCCGAAGCTGATGGCGCTCGAGTTGTTCAAGCCCTTCATCTTCAATCGCCTGGAGGTGATGGGTCTGGCGACGACGATCAAGCAGGCGAAGAAGATGGTCGAAACGCAGGAGCCGGTGGTTTGGGACATCCTCGAGGAGGTGATTCGCGAGCACCCGATCATGCTCAACCGGGCGCCGACGCTGCACCGGCTCGGCATCCAGGCGTTCGAGCCGACGTTGATCGAGGGCAAGGCGATCCAGTTGCACCCGCTGGTTTGCGCAGCTTTCAACGCCGACTTCGACGGTGACCAGATGGCGGTCCATGTCCCGCTCTCGCTCGAAGCGCAGATGGAGGCACGGACGCTGATGCTGGCATCGAACAATGTCCTCTCGCCGGCAAACGGAGAGCCGATCATCGTGCCGTCGCAGGACATCGTTCTCGGTCTTTACTACGCGACACGGGAGCGCATCAACGCCCGCGGCGAGGGGATGATCTTTCCCGATCTCGCCGAAGTCACACGTGCCATGCAGGCGGGCGAGCTCGACCTGCATGCACGGATCGTCGTGCGCATCACCGAGCACGAGCAGGACGAAACCGGCGGCTGGCTGGAGAAGACGACGCGCTACCAGACGACCGCCGGGCGCGCGCTCCTGTCAGAGATCCTGCCACGTGGGCTGCCATTCAGCCTGATCGACAAGACGCTCAAGAAGAAGGAGATCTCGCGGCTGATCAACGCGGCCTTCCGCCGCTGTGGTCTCAAGGAGACGGTCGTCTTTGCCGACAAGCTGATGCAGAACGGTTACCGGCTGGCGACCCGCGCCGGCATCTCGATCTGCTCCGACGACATGCTGGTGCCGGCACAGAAGCGCGCGATCATCACTGCTGCGGAAGCGGAGGTGAAGGAGATCGAGAGCCAATACACCAACGGCCTGGTGACCAACGGCGAGCGTTACAACAAGGTGGTCGACATCTGGGGCCGCACCGGTGATCAGGTTGCCAAGGTGATGATGGATCAGCTCGGCCACGAGGAGGTGCGCAATCGTCGGGGCGAGCAGGAGAAGCAGGAGTCCTTCAACTCAATCTTCATGATGGCAGACTCGGGCGCTCGCGGTTCCGCGGCACAGATTCGCCAGCTGGCTGGCATGCGTGGCCTGATGGCGAAGCCGGACGGATCGATCATCGAAACGCCGATCACGACCAATTTCCGCGAGGGCCTGAACGTTCTTCAGTACTTCATTTCCACCCACGGTGCGCGCAAGGGTCTGGCGGATACCGCGCTGAAGACTGCCAACTCCGGCTACCTGACGCGCCGCCTGGTGGACGTGACGCAGGACTTGGTCGTCATCGAGGACGACTGCGGGACGGGCAACGGGGTCACCATGAAGGCTCTGATTGAAGGTGGCGAGGTGATCGAGGCTCTGCGCGAACGGATTCTGGGTCGCGTCACGGCCACCGATGTCGTTCACCCGGACACGCAGGAGACGGTGATCGAGGCCGGCACGCTGATCAGCGAGGACCACTGCGATCTGATCGATCAGTTGGGAATCGACGAGGTCAAGGCGCGTACGCCGTTGACCTGCGAGACCAGGTATGGCCTGTGTGCGAAGTGTTATGGGCGTGACCTTGGTCGCGGAACGCTGGTCAACGTTGGCGAGGCGGTGGGTGTGATTGCCGCGCAATCGATCGGTGAGCCGGGAACCCAGTTGACCATGCGCACGTTCCACGTCGGGGGTGCCGCCTCACGCGCCGCGGTTGCCAGTCACGTCGAGACGCGCAGCGCCGGGGTGGTTCGCTTCACCTCGACGATGCGCTATGTCACGAGCGCCAAGGGCGAGAAGATCGTCATCACGCGCTCGGGTGAGATCCTGATCACCGACGACAACGGTCGCGAGCGCGAGAAGCACAAGCTTCCCTACGGTGCCACCCTGCTGGTCGAGGATGCGCAGTCGGTCAAGGCGGGGGCGCGTCTGGCCAGTTGGGATCCGCACACGCGACCGATCATCGCCGAGTACTCGGGGCTGGTGAAGTTCGAGAACGTCGAGGAGGGCGTCACCGTTGCCAAGCAGATCGACGAAGTGACCGGGCTGTCGACGCTGGTGGTCATCGACCCGAAGCGTGGTGGCAAGACCCCGAGCAAGGGACTGCGGCCGCAGGTGCGGCTGTTCGAGCCTGACGGCGAGGAAGTCCGGATGCACGGCAGCGATCACCCGGTGACGATCACCTTTCAGGTCGGTGCCATCATCAACGTTCTCGATGGTCAGCAGATTTCGGTTGGCGATGTCCTCGCGCGTCTGCCGCAGGAGTCGGCGAAGACGCGCGACATCACCGGAGGTCTGCCGCGTGTGGCGGAGCTGTTCGAGGCGCGTACTCCCAAGGATGCTGGCATGCTGGCGGAGTTCACGGGTACCATGTCGTTCGGCAAGGACACCAAGGGCAAGCAGCGACTGGTGATCACCGATCTCGAGGGAATTACGCACGAGTACCTGATCCTCAAGGACAAGCACGTCCTGGTGCACGACGGGCAGGTGGTCAACAAGGGTGAGCTGATCGTCGATGGCGCGCCCGATCCGCACGACATCCTGCGCCTGCTGGGGGTCGAGGCGCTGGCGGTGTACATCACCGATGAGGTTCAGGACGTCTATCGTCTGCAGGGCGTAAAGATCAACGACAAGCACATCGAGGTCATCGTTCGGCAGATGCTGCGCCGGGTGAACGTGCTTGAGCCCGGTGACACGAGGTTCATCAAGGGCGAGCAGGTCGAGCGCGCCAATCTGCTCGACGAGAATGACCAGATGTTCGCCGAAGGCAAGCTGCCGGCCACCTACGAGCATGTACTACTGGGCATCACCAAGGCCTCGCTGTCGACCGATTCGTTCATCTCGGCGGCTTCCTTCCAGGAGACGACACGTGTCCTGACCGAAGCCGCGATCATGGGCAAGCGCGACGAGTTGCGCGGCCTCAAGGAGAACGTCATCGTAGGTCGCCTGATCCCAGCCGGCACCGGCCTTGCCTACCACAATACGCGGCGGAAGAACGCCGCTGGCGAGGACATCGCGGGTGGCGGGGAGCTCGAGGAGGACGAGGTCCCGCCGGCGAGCGAGGAGAGCGCACAGGATGTGCCGGTGGCTTGA
- the rpoB gene encoding DNA-directed RNA polymerase subunit beta produces the protein MTYSYTEKKRIRKSFAKRASVLEVPFLLATQLESFTAFLQASVPAGQRRNQGLQAAFSSIFPIVSHSGNARLEFVSYTLSEPTFDVTECQQRGLTFASALRAKVRLVILDREVPDTIKEVKEQEVYMGEIPLMTSTGSFVINGTERVIVSQLHRSPGVFFEHDRGKTHSSGKLLFSARVIPYRGSWLDFEFDPKDLLFFRVDRRRKMPVTTLLKAIGLTSQRILLEFFEFDTFYIGKRVTEFALVPERLRGEVARFDFNDPTGRLIIAKDKRITAKHIRELDAAGMKQVAVPDDFLIGRVIGEDVIDQATGEILANANDEVTETLLAKLVEAGVESLHTLYVNDLDRGAFISQTLRTDETTSRGAARIAIYRMMRPGEPPTEEAVEILFNGLFYSDDRYDLSAVGRMKFNRRVARKAVVEYKVMVRQAPAKRDAILRLINDTVGEAVTSVEQALAELNHGPRAVAENLTHEAASSLLESLKGLGVVGEVREQLTLSPRDVVEVIRLLVELRNGRGEIDDIDHLGNRRVRSVGELAENQFRAGLVRVERAVKERLSQAESDNLMPHDLINAKPISAAVREFFGSSQLSQFMDQTNPLSEITHKRRVSALGPGGLTRERAGFEVRDVHPTHYGRVCPIETPEGPNIGLINSLALFARTNEYGFLETPYRKVVDGRVSDQIEYLSAIEEGAYIIAQANSEIGDEGALLDQLVTCREKGETILAEPARVQYMDVAPSQIVSVAASLIPFLEHDDANRALMGANMQRQAVPCLRPEKPLVGTGIERTVAVDSGTAVQALRGGLVDYVDASRVVVRVNDDETGPGEVGVDIYNLVKYTRSNQNTNINQRPLVRVGDVIARGDVVADGASTDKGELALGQNMLVAFMPWNGYNFEDSILISERVVAEDRFTSIHIEELTVVARDTKLGPEEITRDIASLGESQLSRLDESGIVYIGAEVEAGDVLVGKVTPKGETQLTPEEKLLRAIFGEKASDVKDTSLRVQSGISGTVIDVQVFTREGIERDKRAQSIIDDHLRSYKLDLADQLRIVERDAFARAERMIIGKSANGGPKRLAKGTLVNAEYLEGIDPHHWFDIRMADEDIAQQLESLREGLEQTRKGFDVAFEEKRKKLTQGDELPPGVQKMVKVYVAVKRRLQAGDKMAGRHGNKGVVSRIVPVEDMPYMADGRPVDIVLNPLGVPSRMNVGQILEVHLGLAAKGLGTRIGDMLRRQAAVEEVRGLLAQIYNGTGKPERLDELNDAEILEMAGNLEAGVPFATPVFDGAKESEIKAVLELAGMPQSAQMTLYDGRTGERFERQVTVGYMHVLKLHHLVDDKMHARSTGPYSLVTQQPLGGKAQFGGQRFGEMEVWALEAYGASYVLQEMLTVKSDDVNGRTKVYENIVKGDHKIDAGMPESFNVLVKEIRSLAIDIDLERF, from the coding sequence ATGACCTACTCCTATACCGAGAAGAAGCGTATCCGCAAGAGTTTCGCCAAGCGCGCCAGCGTGCTCGAGGTGCCCTTTCTGCTGGCGACACAACTGGAATCCTTCACCGCCTTCCTGCAGGCCAGCGTGCCAGCGGGCCAGCGCCGGAACCAGGGGCTGCAGGCGGCCTTCTCCTCGATCTTCCCGATCGTCAGTCACAGCGGCAACGCTCGGCTGGAGTTCGTGAGCTACACGCTTTCCGAACCAACCTTCGACGTGACCGAGTGCCAGCAGCGCGGACTGACCTTCGCCTCGGCGCTGCGGGCGAAGGTTCGTCTGGTGATACTCGACCGCGAGGTACCGGACACGATCAAGGAAGTGAAGGAACAGGAGGTCTATATGGGCGAAATCCCGTTGATGACTTCCACCGGCTCATTCGTCATCAACGGTACCGAGCGCGTGATCGTCTCGCAACTGCATCGCTCGCCTGGCGTGTTCTTCGAACACGACCGGGGCAAGACGCACAGCTCGGGCAAGCTGCTGTTTTCGGCACGGGTGATCCCCTATCGCGGTTCTTGGCTGGATTTCGAATTCGATCCGAAGGATCTGCTCTTCTTCCGCGTTGACCGCCGCCGCAAGATGCCGGTGACCACCCTGCTGAAGGCCATCGGCCTGACGTCGCAGCGAATCCTCCTCGAGTTCTTCGAGTTCGACACCTTCTACATCGGCAAGCGGGTCACCGAGTTTGCGCTCGTTCCCGAGCGGCTGCGCGGCGAGGTTGCCCGTTTCGATTTCAACGACCCAACGGGCAGGCTGATCATTGCCAAGGACAAGCGGATCACCGCCAAGCATATCCGTGAGCTCGACGCCGCCGGCATGAAGCAGGTGGCTGTTCCCGACGATTTCCTCATCGGGCGCGTGATCGGTGAAGACGTGATTGATCAGGCGACCGGCGAGATCCTCGCCAACGCCAATGACGAGGTCACGGAGACGCTGCTGGCGAAGCTGGTCGAGGCAGGCGTCGAGTCTTTGCATACGCTGTATGTCAACGATCTCGATCGCGGTGCCTTCATCTCGCAGACCTTGCGCACGGACGAAACCACGTCGCGCGGGGCGGCGCGCATCGCGATCTACCGCATGATGCGGCCGGGTGAGCCGCCGACCGAGGAAGCCGTCGAGATCCTCTTCAACGGACTGTTCTACTCCGATGACCGCTACGACCTGTCGGCGGTTGGGCGAATGAAGTTCAACCGCCGGGTCGCACGCAAGGCGGTCGTCGAGTACAAGGTGATGGTCCGGCAGGCGCCGGCCAAGCGTGATGCCATACTCCGACTGATCAACGATACCGTTGGCGAAGCGGTGACCTCGGTGGAGCAGGCGCTTGCCGAGCTGAACCACGGACCGCGGGCAGTCGCCGAGAACCTGACGCATGAGGCCGCCTCGAGCCTGCTGGAGTCACTGAAGGGGCTTGGGGTCGTCGGCGAGGTGCGCGAACAGCTCACCCTTTCGCCGCGCGATGTCGTCGAAGTGATCCGGCTGTTGGTCGAGCTGCGCAACGGTCGCGGCGAAATCGACGACATCGACCACCTCGGCAACCGGCGGGTGCGTTCGGTCGGCGAACTGGCTGAGAACCAGTTCCGCGCCGGGCTCGTGCGCGTCGAGCGTGCGGTCAAGGAACGGTTGTCGCAGGCCGAGTCCGACAACCTGATGCCGCACGACCTGATCAACGCCAAGCCGATCAGCGCCGCGGTGCGCGAGTTCTTCGGCTCGAGCCAGCTGTCGCAGTTCATGGACCAGACCAACCCGCTTTCCGAGATCACCCACAAGCGCCGTGTTTCGGCGCTTGGCCCCGGCGGCCTGACACGCGAGCGCGCCGGCTTCGAAGTGCGTGACGTACATCCGACGCACTACGGCCGCGTCTGTCCGATCGAGACACCCGAGGGCCCGAACATCGGCCTGATCAACTCACTGGCGCTCTTTGCGCGCACCAACGAGTACGGCTTTCTCGAGACCCCCTATCGCAAGGTCGTGGACGGTCGGGTGAGCGATCAGATCGAGTACCTGTCGGCAATCGAGGAGGGCGCGTACATCATTGCCCAGGCGAACTCCGAAATCGGCGACGAAGGTGCTTTGCTCGATCAACTGGTCACCTGTCGCGAGAAGGGCGAGACGATTCTGGCGGAGCCGGCACGCGTGCAATACATGGATGTGGCGCCGAGCCAGATCGTGTCGGTGGCGGCGTCTCTGATCCCCTTCCTCGAGCACGACGACGCCAACCGTGCGCTGATGGGAGCCAACATGCAGCGGCAGGCGGTGCCCTGTCTGCGTCCGGAGAAGCCGCTGGTCGGAACCGGTATCGAGCGAACGGTGGCGGTCGATTCGGGTACCGCAGTACAGGCACTGCGCGGCGGACTGGTGGACTACGTCGACGCGTCGCGTGTCGTCGTTCGCGTCAACGACGACGAGACTGGACCCGGCGAAGTCGGCGTCGACATCTACAACCTTGTCAAGTATACGCGGTCCAATCAGAACACCAACATCAACCAGCGGCCGCTGGTTCGCGTTGGCGATGTGATCGCCCGTGGTGACGTGGTCGCCGACGGGGCTTCGACGGACAAGGGCGAACTGGCGCTCGGCCAGAACATGCTGGTCGCCTTCATGCCCTGGAATGGCTACAACTTCGAGGATTCGATCCTGATTTCCGAACGCGTCGTCGCCGAGGACCGTTTCACCTCGATCCACATCGAGGAGCTGACGGTGGTCGCGCGCGACACCAAGCTGGGGCCCGAGGAGATCACGCGCGACATCGCCTCGCTGGGCGAATCGCAGCTCTCGCGCCTCGACGAGTCCGGCATCGTCTACATCGGCGCCGAGGTCGAGGCTGGCGATGTCCTGGTGGGCAAGGTGACGCCGAAGGGAGAGACGCAGCTGACGCCGGAAGAGAAGCTGCTGCGGGCGATCTTTGGCGAGAAGGCATCCGATGTCAAGGATACTTCGCTGCGGGTGCAGTCGGGGATTTCGGGTACGGTCATCGACGTGCAGGTCTTCACGCGTGAAGGCATCGAGCGTGACAAGCGGGCGCAGTCGATCATTGACGATCATCTGCGCAGCTACAAGCTCGATCTGGCCGATCAGTTGCGCATCGTCGAAAGGGACGCCTTTGCGCGCGCCGAGAGAATGATCATCGGCAAGTCGGCGAACGGTGGTCCGAAGCGGCTGGCCAAGGGGACCCTGGTCAACGCCGAGTACCTCGAGGGTATCGACCCGCATCACTGGTTCGACATCCGCATGGCTGACGAGGACATTGCGCAGCAGCTGGAGTCGCTGCGTGAAGGCCTCGAACAGACCCGCAAGGGCTTCGACGTCGCTTTCGAGGAGAAGCGCAAGAAGCTGACCCAGGGTGACGAACTGCCGCCCGGTGTGCAGAAGATGGTCAAGGTCTACGTGGCCGTCAAGCGCCGCCTGCAGGCGGGCGACAAGATGGCGGGCCGACATGGCAACAAGGGCGTGGTTTCGCGCATCGTCCCGGTCGAGGACATGCCCTACATGGCCGACGGACGCCCAGTCGACATCGTCCTGAACCCGCTCGGCGTACCTTCGCGGATGAACGTCGGCCAGATTCTTGAGGTCCATCTCGGGCTTGCTGCCAAAGGTCTGGGAACGCGAATCGGTGACATGCTGCGTCGCCAGGCCGCGGTCGAAGAGGTGCGGGGCCTGCTGGCACAGATCTACAACGGGACCGGCAAGCCGGAGCGTCTCGACGAGCTCAATGACGCCGAGATCCTCGAGATGGCGGGCAACCTCGAGGCGGGCGTGCCGTTTGCGACGCCGGTCTTCGATGGAGCCAAGGAATCGGAGATCAAGGCGGTCCTGGAACTGGCCGGCATGCCGCAGTCCGCACAGATGACGCTCTACGACGGTCGCACCGGTGAGCGCTTCGAGCGGCAGGTCACGGTGGGCTACATGCACGTGCTGAAGCTGCACCACCTCGTCGATGACAAGATGCATGCCCGCTCGACCGGACCTTACTCCTTGGTCACGCAGCAGCCGCTCGGTGGCAAGGCGCAGTTTGGTGGCCAGCGTTTCGGCGAGATGGAGGTGTGGGCCCTTGAAGCCTACGGTGCCTCCTACGTGCTGCAGGAGATGCTCACGGTCAAGTCGGACGATGTCAATGGGCGCACCAAGGTCTATGAGAACATCGTCAAGGGTGACCACAAGATCGATGCCGGCATGCCAGAGTCGTTCAACGTCCTCGTCAAGGAAATCCGTTCGTTGGCGATCGATATCGATCTCGAGCGTTTCTGA
- the rplL gene encoding 50S ribosomal protein L7/L12, whose translation MAISKQDILDAVGAMTVMELNDLVKAFEEKFGVSAASMAVAAPGAAAPVVEEQTEFTVVLAGIGEKKVEVIKVVRAATGLGLKEAKDLVDSAPKAVKEAISKADAEALKKQLEDAGAKVEVK comes from the coding sequence ATGGCAATTAGCAAGCAGGACATTCTCGATGCCGTCGGCGCGATGACTGTCATGGAACTGAACGACCTCGTCAAGGCGTTCGAGGAGAAGTTTGGCGTTTCGGCAGCATCGATGGCCGTCGCAGCTCCGGGTGCGGCCGCACCAGTGGTCGAGGAGCAGACCGAGTTCACGGTCGTCCTCGCCGGTATCGGCGAGAAGAAGGTCGAGGTCATCAAGGTCGTTCGTGCGGCCACCGGCCTCGGTCTGAAGGAAGCCAAGGACTTGGTCGACAGCGCCCCGAAAGCGGTCAAGGAGGCGATCTCCAAGGCCGATGCCGAAGCGCTCAAGAAGCAGCTCGAGGACGCTGGAGCAAAGGTCGAGGTCAAGTAA
- the rplJ gene encoding 50S ribosomal protein L10 — MGLNLDDKKVVVAEVAAKVATAQTIVLAEYSGLPVAHLTRLRAQARAAGVYLRVVKNTLVRRAVEGTAFAGLAEQMTGPLIYSMSEDPVAAAKVLNDFAKTNDKLILKAGSFAGEALDKAGVQALASIPSRNELLAQLLGVMQAPVTGFACALSALAKQREEAAA; from the coding sequence GTGGGTCTCAATCTTGATGATAAGAAGGTCGTGGTGGCCGAGGTGGCGGCAAAGGTCGCGACCGCGCAGACCATCGTGCTCGCCGAATACAGTGGTTTGCCGGTGGCCCATCTGACTCGTCTGCGCGCCCAGGCACGTGCTGCTGGCGTTTACCTGCGTGTGGTGAAGAACACGCTGGTGCGGCGGGCCGTCGAAGGCACGGCCTTCGCCGGCTTGGCCGAGCAGATGACCGGACCGCTGATTTACAGCATGTCGGAAGATCCGGTTGCTGCGGCAAAGGTGCTCAATGATTTCGCCAAGACCAACGACAAGCTGATTCTCAAGGCCGGCAGCTTCGCGGGTGAGGCGCTCGACAAGGCCGGTGTTCAGGCGCTGGCGTCGATCCCGAGCCGCAACGAGTTGCTTGCCCAGTTGCTTGGAGTCATGCAGGCGCCGGTCACCGGCTTCGCCTGTGCACTTTCCGCCTTGGCCAAGCAGCGCGAGGAAGCCGCCGCCTGA
- the rplA gene encoding 50S ribosomal protein L1, with amino-acid sequence MARLSKRQKALQGKVDRTRSYPVAEALQLAKECAVAKFDESIDAAVCLGVDPRKSDQIVRGSVVLPAGTGKTVRVAVFAQGEKAAAAKAAGADIVGFEDLAAEIKSGVMNFDRVIATPDAMRVVGQLGQILGPRGLMPNPKVGTVTMDVATAVQNAKAGQVQYRTDKAGIIHSTIGRASFDGEKLASNLKALVDALIKAKPATSKGQYVRRIAVASTMGPGVRVDASTL; translated from the coding sequence ATGGCACGCTTGAGCAAACGTCAGAAGGCCCTGCAGGGCAAGGTCGACCGTACGCGGAGCTATCCCGTCGCGGAAGCGCTGCAGCTCGCCAAGGAGTGCGCCGTCGCCAAGTTCGACGAGTCGATCGATGCCGCGGTCTGCCTTGGCGTCGATCCACGGAAATCCGACCAGATCGTTCGCGGCTCGGTGGTTCTGCCGGCCGGTACGGGCAAGACGGTCCGCGTCGCGGTCTTCGCCCAAGGCGAGAAGGCGGCAGCGGCCAAGGCAGCGGGTGCGGATATCGTCGGATTCGAGGATCTGGCGGCGGAGATCAAGTCGGGTGTGATGAACTTCGATCGCGTGATCGCAACACCGGATGCGATGCGCGTCGTGGGTCAGCTCGGCCAAATCCTCGGTCCTCGGGGCCTGATGCCGAACCCGAAGGTGGGGACGGTGACCATGGATGTCGCGACGGCGGTACAGAACGCCAAGGCGGGCCAAGTCCAGTATCGTACCGACAAGGCCGGGATCATCCACAGCACGATCGGTCGCGCGTCGTTCGATGGCGAGAAACTGGCGAGCAATCTCAAGGCGCTCGTCGACGCACTGATCAAGGCGAAGCCGGCGACCTCGAAGGGACAGTATGTGCGCCGCATAGCCGTTGCCAGCACGATGGGACCGGGTGTCCGCGTCGACGCCTCGACGCTCTAG
- the rplK gene encoding 50S ribosomal protein L11 — translation MAKKITGYIKLQVPAGKANPSPPIGPALGQRGLNIMEFCKSFNAQTQGLEPGLPIPVVITAFADKSFTFIMKTPPAAVLIKKAIGIQKGSAKPHTAKVGTLTRAQCEAIAAQKLPDLTAADMEAAVRTIAGSARTMGVTVEGV, via the coding sequence GTGGCAAAGAAAATCACTGGTTACATCAAGTTGCAGGTGCCGGCCGGGAAGGCAAACCCGTCGCCGCCGATCGGTCCCGCGCTCGGCCAGCGCGGACTTAACATCATGGAGTTCTGCAAGTCCTTCAATGCGCAGACGCAGGGGCTGGAGCCGGGTTTGCCGATACCGGTCGTGATCACCGCCTTCGCCGACAAGAGTTTCACCTTCATCATGAAGACACCGCCGGCGGCGGTGCTGATCAAGAAGGCCATCGGCATCCAGAAGGGCAGCGCCAAGCCGCACACGGCCAAGGTCGGTACGCTGACGCGGGCCCAGTGTGAAGCGATTGCAGCGCAGAAGTTGCCCGACTTGACGGCGGCTGACATGGAAGCGGCGGTGCGCACCATCGCCGGCAGTGCCCGGACGATGGGCGTCACGGTGGAGGGGGTGTGA